The Magnolia sinica isolate HGM2019 chromosome 10, MsV1, whole genome shotgun sequence genome includes a window with the following:
- the LOC131257927 gene encoding GBF-interacting protein 1-like isoform X3, translating into MGTAPKYVGSGRNANTGKDNGVNQSTDRGLTSTSSPVLQYTENKATIPTMSPITGMENGPTNVAHGNSTHGSESLVPGGSGVLAPKESSAADANKTGNAPLSPADVKSSSVSVIGGEREQFLSPTIPVSASGVYSSASDPVLVPSLDSRIPGVVGTIKREVGSRRTAVEPTVTVPAESKTVSQDFTDPLQIDKIVPCDSAGPESVDENASSEMGNPFMDGKMPSKSQGVERNQLSEAPQALSSSSLTGSSGSRPSSNYGSRSQPLTGPQKAAPSKEWKPKPTNPNIIQPSSTIGTSDVAPITAEASARSLPASSSTASASEETASKLQTKLEELHFSNSRHVIIPNHLLVPEAERTGLSFGSFDASFVLGTSFANGPDSDKISTSVSESSQGIEETVEEPSSSMQNPSATTQEGDYSDHSQSPDQMQENLSPAEADVPSSISPTADYDQSKPESALSSGGPQYSVVHATPNYSTFGLMPPMLGNQFTPFESSEPQARDATRLPSIVVQQPFDPSTSYYTQLYRPGADSDGRFSPFPAPGATTKYNGNIGALPSQTGQSPPENGSSLVLSTAGPTLVTQAAGVMQSSIAATQQPVPVFRQPTGVHISHYPPNYLPYSQYFPPYYVPPTAIHHFLGNTAFPQQSLTGSIYPPPTAAAAGAAAAIKYSLSQYKPGTNTSNSAHIGMPTGYGPYSSGPAGYSASPAVTAGNSTGNEDLAAAPQYKENNVYISGQQSEGSAVWIPAPSRDIPGLQPSSFYNLPQGQHMAFAAAQAGHGTFAGIYHPAQAVPAATVHPLLQQPQTMAGSVEMVGPPPAGVYQQPQQSPQINWANNY; encoded by the exons ATGGGAACTGCGCCAAAAT ATGTTGGTAGTGGGAGGAATGCTAATACTGGAAAGGATAATGGGGTCAATCAAAGCACCGACAGAGGCCTTACATCCACTTCTTCACCAGTTTTGCAGTACACAGAAAATAAGGCAACCATTCCAACCATGAG CCCAATAACTGgaatggagaatggtcccaccaaTGTAGCACATGGGAATTCTACTCATGGAAGTGAATCACTAGTGCCTGGAGGCAGTGGTGTTTTGGCACCCAAAGAAAGCTCTGCTGCCGATGCTAATAAAACTGGGAATGCACCACTGTCACCTGCTGATGTAAAAAGCAGTTCAGTGTCTGTAATTGGTGGTGAACGGGAGCAGTTTCTATCACCCACGATACCAGTATCTGCATCAGGAGTCTATTCCTCAGCTTCAGATCCTGTACTGGTGCCATCTCTTGATTCACGCATCCCCGGTGTAGTTGGTACAATTAAACGTGAAGTAGGAAGTCGGCGGACAGCTGTTGAACCAACTGTGACAGTTCCTGCCGAGAGCAAAACTGTCTCACAAGACTTCACAGACCCTTTGCAAATCGACAAAATAGTACCTTGTGATTCAGCCGGCCCCGAGTCCGTAGATGAAAATGCATCTTCAGAAATGGGGAACCCCTTCATGGATGGGAAGATGCCTAGCAAATCTCAGGGTGTTGAAAGAAACCAGCTCTCCGAGGCACCTCAAGCGCTGTCTTCATCTTCTCTTACGGGCTCTTCGGGGAGCAGGCCTTCATCCAATTACGGCAGCCGATCGCAACCACTTACTGGTCCTCAGAAAG CAGCTCCTAGCAAGGAGTGGAAACCGAAGCCGACAAACCCCAATATCATTCAACCCTCCTCAACCATTGGCACATCGGATGTTGCACCTATCACAGCCGAAGCTAGTGCTCGGTCGCTTCCTGCATCGAGTTCCACGGCCTCTGCCTCTGAAGAAACAGCTTCGAAGCTGCAGACTAAGCTAGAAGAGTTGCATTTTTCAAATAGTCGGCATGTTATCATTCCAAATCACCTTCTTGTGCCTGAGGCTGAAAGAACTGGATTGAGTTTCGGAAGCTTCGATGCTAGCTTTGTATTAGGTACGAGCTTTGCAAATGGCCCGGATAGCGACAAGATCTCTACATCTGTGTCTGAGTCGTCTCAGGGGATTGAAGAGACTGTGGAGGAGCCTTCTTCAAG CATGCAAAATCCATCCGCAACCACCCAGGAAGGAGATTATTCAGATCATTCGCAATCACCTGACCAGATGCAAGAGAATCTATCTCCTGCTGAGGCAGATGTTCCATCTAGTATTTCTCCAACAGCTGATTACGATCAATCCAAGCCAGAGTCAGCACTATCATCAGGAGGTCCTCAATACTCTGTAGTCCATGCCACCCCGAACTATTCGACATTTGGATTGATGCCGCCTATGCTCGGGAACCAATTCACACCTTTCGAAAGCTCTGAGCCTCAGGCACGCGATGCTACTCGCCTTCCAAGCATTGTT GTCCAGCAACCGTTTGATCCATCCACAAGCTATTATACCCAGTTATACCGACCCGGTGCTGATAGCGATGGTCGCTTCTCCCCCTTTCCTGCACCCGGTGCTACCACCAAGTACAATGGCAACATTGGGGCATTACCTTCTCAGACTGGCCAGTCTCCTCCAGAG AACGGGAGTTCACTGGTTCTCTCTACTGCGGGCCCCACTCTTGTCACCCAAGCAGCAGGAGTCATGCAGAGCTCCATAGCTGCAACCCAGCAACCAGTTCCTGTCTTCCGTCAGCCCACTGGTGTACACATATCCCATTACCCTCCAAACTACCTTCCTTATAGCCAGTACTTCCCCCCATACTATGTTCCTCCCACTGCCATCCATCATTTTTTAGGCAATACCGCGTTCCCGCAGCAGTCTCTGACCGGTAGCATATACCCACCtccgacagcagcagcagctggaGCGGCCGCTGCCATCAAATACTCACTTTCCCAATACAAGCCAGGCACAAACACCAGCAACTCGGCCCACATCGGAATGCCAACTGGGTATGGTCCATACAGCTCTGGCCCAGCTGGTTATAGCGCCAGCCCTGCTGTGACTGCAGGAAACTCAACTGGCAACGAGGATCTTGCTGCGGCACCTCAGTACAAGGAAAATAATGTCTATATCTCCGGGCAGCAG AGTGAAGGTTCTGCTGTCTGGATTCCTGCGCCCAGCCGAGATATTCCTGGCCTGCAACCTAGCTCATTCTACAACCTTCCTCAGGGGCAGCACATGGCCTTTGCTGCTGCTCAAGCAGGCCACGGCACGTTTGCTGGGATCTACCACCCTGCCCAAGCGGTGCCAGCGGCAACAGTCCATCCACTCCTGCAACAGCCTCAGACCATGGCTGGATCTGTCGAGATGGTGGGGCCACCACCTGCCGGTGTTTATCAGCAGCCACAGCAGAGCCCGCAGATCAACTGGGCCAATAATTATTGA
- the LOC131257927 gene encoding GBF-interacting protein 1-like isoform X4 codes for MENGPTNVAHGNSTHGSESLVPGGSGVLAPKESSAADANKTGNAPLSPADVKSSSVSVIGGEREQFLSPTIPVSASGVYSSASDPVLVPSLDSRIPGVVGTIKREVGSRRTAVEPTVTVPAESKTVSQDFTDPLQIDKIVPCDSAGPESVDENASSEMGNPFMDGKMPSKSQGVERNQLSEAPQALSSSSLTGSSGSRPSSNYGSRSQPLTGPQKAAPSKEWKPKPTNPNIIQPSSTIGTSDVAPITAEASARSLPASSSTASASEETASKLQTKLEELHFSNSRHVIIPNHLLVPEAERTGLSFGSFDASFVLGTSFANGPDSDKISTSVSESSQGIEETVEEPSSSMQNPSATTQEGDYSDHSQSPDQMQENLSPAEADVPSSISPTADYDQSKPESALSSGGPQYSVVHATPNYSTFGLMPPMLGNQFTPFESSEPQARDATRLPSIVVQQPFDPSTSYYTQLYRPGADSDGRFSPFPAPGATTKYNGNIGALPSQTGQSPPENGSSLVLSTAGPTLVTQAAGVMQSSIAATQQPVPVFRQPTGVHISHYPPNYLPYSQYFPPYYVPPTAIHHFLGNTAFPQQSLTGSIYPPPTAAAAGAAAAIKYSLSQYKPGTNTSNSAHIGMPTGYGPYSSGPAGYSASPAVTAGNSTGNEDLAAAPQYKENNVYISGQQSEGSAVWIPAPSRDIPGLQPSSFYNLPQGQHMAFAAAQAGHGTFAGIYHPAQAVPAATVHPLLQQPQTMAGSVEMVGPPPAGVYQQPQQSPQINWANNY; via the exons atggagaatggtcccaccaaTGTAGCACATGGGAATTCTACTCATGGAAGTGAATCACTAGTGCCTGGAGGCAGTGGTGTTTTGGCACCCAAAGAAAGCTCTGCTGCCGATGCTAATAAAACTGGGAATGCACCACTGTCACCTGCTGATGTAAAAAGCAGTTCAGTGTCTGTAATTGGTGGTGAACGGGAGCAGTTTCTATCACCCACGATACCAGTATCTGCATCAGGAGTCTATTCCTCAGCTTCAGATCCTGTACTGGTGCCATCTCTTGATTCACGCATCCCCGGTGTAGTTGGTACAATTAAACGTGAAGTAGGAAGTCGGCGGACAGCTGTTGAACCAACTGTGACAGTTCCTGCCGAGAGCAAAACTGTCTCACAAGACTTCACAGACCCTTTGCAAATCGACAAAATAGTACCTTGTGATTCAGCCGGCCCCGAGTCCGTAGATGAAAATGCATCTTCAGAAATGGGGAACCCCTTCATGGATGGGAAGATGCCTAGCAAATCTCAGGGTGTTGAAAGAAACCAGCTCTCCGAGGCACCTCAAGCGCTGTCTTCATCTTCTCTTACGGGCTCTTCGGGGAGCAGGCCTTCATCCAATTACGGCAGCCGATCGCAACCACTTACTGGTCCTCAGAAAG CAGCTCCTAGCAAGGAGTGGAAACCGAAGCCGACAAACCCCAATATCATTCAACCCTCCTCAACCATTGGCACATCGGATGTTGCACCTATCACAGCCGAAGCTAGTGCTCGGTCGCTTCCTGCATCGAGTTCCACGGCCTCTGCCTCTGAAGAAACAGCTTCGAAGCTGCAGACTAAGCTAGAAGAGTTGCATTTTTCAAATAGTCGGCATGTTATCATTCCAAATCACCTTCTTGTGCCTGAGGCTGAAAGAACTGGATTGAGTTTCGGAAGCTTCGATGCTAGCTTTGTATTAGGTACGAGCTTTGCAAATGGCCCGGATAGCGACAAGATCTCTACATCTGTGTCTGAGTCGTCTCAGGGGATTGAAGAGACTGTGGAGGAGCCTTCTTCAAG CATGCAAAATCCATCCGCAACCACCCAGGAAGGAGATTATTCAGATCATTCGCAATCACCTGACCAGATGCAAGAGAATCTATCTCCTGCTGAGGCAGATGTTCCATCTAGTATTTCTCCAACAGCTGATTACGATCAATCCAAGCCAGAGTCAGCACTATCATCAGGAGGTCCTCAATACTCTGTAGTCCATGCCACCCCGAACTATTCGACATTTGGATTGATGCCGCCTATGCTCGGGAACCAATTCACACCTTTCGAAAGCTCTGAGCCTCAGGCACGCGATGCTACTCGCCTTCCAAGCATTGTT GTCCAGCAACCGTTTGATCCATCCACAAGCTATTATACCCAGTTATACCGACCCGGTGCTGATAGCGATGGTCGCTTCTCCCCCTTTCCTGCACCCGGTGCTACCACCAAGTACAATGGCAACATTGGGGCATTACCTTCTCAGACTGGCCAGTCTCCTCCAGAG AACGGGAGTTCACTGGTTCTCTCTACTGCGGGCCCCACTCTTGTCACCCAAGCAGCAGGAGTCATGCAGAGCTCCATAGCTGCAACCCAGCAACCAGTTCCTGTCTTCCGTCAGCCCACTGGTGTACACATATCCCATTACCCTCCAAACTACCTTCCTTATAGCCAGTACTTCCCCCCATACTATGTTCCTCCCACTGCCATCCATCATTTTTTAGGCAATACCGCGTTCCCGCAGCAGTCTCTGACCGGTAGCATATACCCACCtccgacagcagcagcagctggaGCGGCCGCTGCCATCAAATACTCACTTTCCCAATACAAGCCAGGCACAAACACCAGCAACTCGGCCCACATCGGAATGCCAACTGGGTATGGTCCATACAGCTCTGGCCCAGCTGGTTATAGCGCCAGCCCTGCTGTGACTGCAGGAAACTCAACTGGCAACGAGGATCTTGCTGCGGCACCTCAGTACAAGGAAAATAATGTCTATATCTCCGGGCAGCAG AGTGAAGGTTCTGCTGTCTGGATTCCTGCGCCCAGCCGAGATATTCCTGGCCTGCAACCTAGCTCATTCTACAACCTTCCTCAGGGGCAGCACATGGCCTTTGCTGCTGCTCAAGCAGGCCACGGCACGTTTGCTGGGATCTACCACCCTGCCCAAGCGGTGCCAGCGGCAACAGTCCATCCACTCCTGCAACAGCCTCAGACCATGGCTGGATCTGTCGAGATGGTGGGGCCACCACCTGCCGGTGTTTATCAGCAGCCACAGCAGAGCCCGCAGATCAACTGGGCCAATAATTATTGA
- the LOC131257927 gene encoding GBF-interacting protein 1-like isoform X2, with product MSGGVRVSIPNNVRKMVQDIKEIAGNHTDEEIYAMLKECSMDPNETAQNLLLQDPFHEVKRKRDRRKENPSNREPAETIRWRPGMQGRGGRGARGSYSSRYSSYDVGSGRNANTGKDNGVNQSTDRGLTSTSSPVLQYTENKATIPTMSPITGMENGPTNVAHGNSTHGSESLVPGGSGVLAPKESSAADANKTGNAPLSPADVKSSSVSVIGGEREQFLSPTIPVSASGVYSSASDPVLVPSLDSRIPGVVGTIKREVGSRRTAVEPTVTVPAESKTVSQDFTDPLQIDKIVPCDSAGPESVDENASSEMGNPFMDGKMPSKSQGVERNQLSEAPQALSSSSLTGSSGSRPSSNYGSRSQPLTGPQKAPSKEWKPKPTNPNIIQPSSTIGTSDVAPITAEASARSLPASSSTASASEETASKLQTKLEELHFSNSRHVIIPNHLLVPEAERTGLSFGSFDASFVLGTSFANGPDSDKISTSVSESSQGIEETVEEPSSSMQNPSATTQEGDYSDHSQSPDQMQENLSPAEADVPSSISPTADYDQSKPESALSSGGPQYSVVHATPNYSTFGLMPPMLGNQFTPFESSEPQARDATRLPSIVVQQPFDPSTSYYTQLYRPGADSDGRFSPFPAPGATTKYNGNIGALPSQTGQSPPENGSSLVLSTAGPTLVTQAAGVMQSSIAATQQPVPVFRQPTGVHISHYPPNYLPYSQYFPPYYVPPTAIHHFLGNTAFPQQSLTGSIYPPPTAAAAGAAAAIKYSLSQYKPGTNTSNSAHIGMPTGYGPYSSGPAGYSASPAVTAGNSTGNEDLAAAPQYKENNVYISGQQSEGSAVWIPAPSRDIPGLQPSSFYNLPQGQHMAFAAAQAGHGTFAGIYHPAQAVPAATVHPLLQQPQTMAGSVEMVGPPPAGVYQQPQQSPQINWANNY from the exons ATGAGCGGCGGTGTTAGGGTTTCAATTCCCAACAACGTACGGAAGATGGTCCAGGACATCAAAGAGATTGCTGGAAATCACACAGACGAAGAGATTTATGCAATGCTCAAGGAATGTTCCATGGATCCCAACGAAACCGCTCAAAACCTCCTCTTACAAG ATCCCTTTCATGAAGTTAAAAGGAAGCGTGATAGGAGAAAAGAG AATCCTAGCAACAGGGAGCCTGCTGAGACTATTAGGTGGAGACCTGGGATGCAGGGTCGTGGGGGTAGGGGCGCTAGAGGGAGCTATTCTTCTCGTTACAGCTCCTATG ATGTTGGTAGTGGGAGGAATGCTAATACTGGAAAGGATAATGGGGTCAATCAAAGCACCGACAGAGGCCTTACATCCACTTCTTCACCAGTTTTGCAGTACACAGAAAATAAGGCAACCATTCCAACCATGAG CCCAATAACTGgaatggagaatggtcccaccaaTGTAGCACATGGGAATTCTACTCATGGAAGTGAATCACTAGTGCCTGGAGGCAGTGGTGTTTTGGCACCCAAAGAAAGCTCTGCTGCCGATGCTAATAAAACTGGGAATGCACCACTGTCACCTGCTGATGTAAAAAGCAGTTCAGTGTCTGTAATTGGTGGTGAACGGGAGCAGTTTCTATCACCCACGATACCAGTATCTGCATCAGGAGTCTATTCCTCAGCTTCAGATCCTGTACTGGTGCCATCTCTTGATTCACGCATCCCCGGTGTAGTTGGTACAATTAAACGTGAAGTAGGAAGTCGGCGGACAGCTGTTGAACCAACTGTGACAGTTCCTGCCGAGAGCAAAACTGTCTCACAAGACTTCACAGACCCTTTGCAAATCGACAAAATAGTACCTTGTGATTCAGCCGGCCCCGAGTCCGTAGATGAAAATGCATCTTCAGAAATGGGGAACCCCTTCATGGATGGGAAGATGCCTAGCAAATCTCAGGGTGTTGAAAGAAACCAGCTCTCCGAGGCACCTCAAGCGCTGTCTTCATCTTCTCTTACGGGCTCTTCGGGGAGCAGGCCTTCATCCAATTACGGCAGCCGATCGCAACCACTTACTGGTCCTCAGAAAG CTCCTAGCAAGGAGTGGAAACCGAAGCCGACAAACCCCAATATCATTCAACCCTCCTCAACCATTGGCACATCGGATGTTGCACCTATCACAGCCGAAGCTAGTGCTCGGTCGCTTCCTGCATCGAGTTCCACGGCCTCTGCCTCTGAAGAAACAGCTTCGAAGCTGCAGACTAAGCTAGAAGAGTTGCATTTTTCAAATAGTCGGCATGTTATCATTCCAAATCACCTTCTTGTGCCTGAGGCTGAAAGAACTGGATTGAGTTTCGGAAGCTTCGATGCTAGCTTTGTATTAGGTACGAGCTTTGCAAATGGCCCGGATAGCGACAAGATCTCTACATCTGTGTCTGAGTCGTCTCAGGGGATTGAAGAGACTGTGGAGGAGCCTTCTTCAAG CATGCAAAATCCATCCGCAACCACCCAGGAAGGAGATTATTCAGATCATTCGCAATCACCTGACCAGATGCAAGAGAATCTATCTCCTGCTGAGGCAGATGTTCCATCTAGTATTTCTCCAACAGCTGATTACGATCAATCCAAGCCAGAGTCAGCACTATCATCAGGAGGTCCTCAATACTCTGTAGTCCATGCCACCCCGAACTATTCGACATTTGGATTGATGCCGCCTATGCTCGGGAACCAATTCACACCTTTCGAAAGCTCTGAGCCTCAGGCACGCGATGCTACTCGCCTTCCAAGCATTGTT GTCCAGCAACCGTTTGATCCATCCACAAGCTATTATACCCAGTTATACCGACCCGGTGCTGATAGCGATGGTCGCTTCTCCCCCTTTCCTGCACCCGGTGCTACCACCAAGTACAATGGCAACATTGGGGCATTACCTTCTCAGACTGGCCAGTCTCCTCCAGAG AACGGGAGTTCACTGGTTCTCTCTACTGCGGGCCCCACTCTTGTCACCCAAGCAGCAGGAGTCATGCAGAGCTCCATAGCTGCAACCCAGCAACCAGTTCCTGTCTTCCGTCAGCCCACTGGTGTACACATATCCCATTACCCTCCAAACTACCTTCCTTATAGCCAGTACTTCCCCCCATACTATGTTCCTCCCACTGCCATCCATCATTTTTTAGGCAATACCGCGTTCCCGCAGCAGTCTCTGACCGGTAGCATATACCCACCtccgacagcagcagcagctggaGCGGCCGCTGCCATCAAATACTCACTTTCCCAATACAAGCCAGGCACAAACACCAGCAACTCGGCCCACATCGGAATGCCAACTGGGTATGGTCCATACAGCTCTGGCCCAGCTGGTTATAGCGCCAGCCCTGCTGTGACTGCAGGAAACTCAACTGGCAACGAGGATCTTGCTGCGGCACCTCAGTACAAGGAAAATAATGTCTATATCTCCGGGCAGCAG AGTGAAGGTTCTGCTGTCTGGATTCCTGCGCCCAGCCGAGATATTCCTGGCCTGCAACCTAGCTCATTCTACAACCTTCCTCAGGGGCAGCACATGGCCTTTGCTGCTGCTCAAGCAGGCCACGGCACGTTTGCTGGGATCTACCACCCTGCCCAAGCGGTGCCAGCGGCAACAGTCCATCCACTCCTGCAACAGCCTCAGACCATGGCTGGATCTGTCGAGATGGTGGGGCCACCACCTGCCGGTGTTTATCAGCAGCCACAGCAGAGCCCGCAGATCAACTGGGCCAATAATTATTGA
- the LOC131257927 gene encoding GBF-interacting protein 1-like isoform X1 — protein sequence MSGGVRVSIPNNVRKMVQDIKEIAGNHTDEEIYAMLKECSMDPNETAQNLLLQDPFHEVKRKRDRRKENPSNREPAETIRWRPGMQGRGGRGARGSYSSRYSSYDVGSGRNANTGKDNGVNQSTDRGLTSTSSPVLQYTENKATIPTMSPITGMENGPTNVAHGNSTHGSESLVPGGSGVLAPKESSAADANKTGNAPLSPADVKSSSVSVIGGEREQFLSPTIPVSASGVYSSASDPVLVPSLDSRIPGVVGTIKREVGSRRTAVEPTVTVPAESKTVSQDFTDPLQIDKIVPCDSAGPESVDENASSEMGNPFMDGKMPSKSQGVERNQLSEAPQALSSSSLTGSSGSRPSSNYGSRSQPLTGPQKAAPSKEWKPKPTNPNIIQPSSTIGTSDVAPITAEASARSLPASSSTASASEETASKLQTKLEELHFSNSRHVIIPNHLLVPEAERTGLSFGSFDASFVLGTSFANGPDSDKISTSVSESSQGIEETVEEPSSSMQNPSATTQEGDYSDHSQSPDQMQENLSPAEADVPSSISPTADYDQSKPESALSSGGPQYSVVHATPNYSTFGLMPPMLGNQFTPFESSEPQARDATRLPSIVVQQPFDPSTSYYTQLYRPGADSDGRFSPFPAPGATTKYNGNIGALPSQTGQSPPENGSSLVLSTAGPTLVTQAAGVMQSSIAATQQPVPVFRQPTGVHISHYPPNYLPYSQYFPPYYVPPTAIHHFLGNTAFPQQSLTGSIYPPPTAAAAGAAAAIKYSLSQYKPGTNTSNSAHIGMPTGYGPYSSGPAGYSASPAVTAGNSTGNEDLAAAPQYKENNVYISGQQSEGSAVWIPAPSRDIPGLQPSSFYNLPQGQHMAFAAAQAGHGTFAGIYHPAQAVPAATVHPLLQQPQTMAGSVEMVGPPPAGVYQQPQQSPQINWANNY from the exons ATGAGCGGCGGTGTTAGGGTTTCAATTCCCAACAACGTACGGAAGATGGTCCAGGACATCAAAGAGATTGCTGGAAATCACACAGACGAAGAGATTTATGCAATGCTCAAGGAATGTTCCATGGATCCCAACGAAACCGCTCAAAACCTCCTCTTACAAG ATCCCTTTCATGAAGTTAAAAGGAAGCGTGATAGGAGAAAAGAG AATCCTAGCAACAGGGAGCCTGCTGAGACTATTAGGTGGAGACCTGGGATGCAGGGTCGTGGGGGTAGGGGCGCTAGAGGGAGCTATTCTTCTCGTTACAGCTCCTATG ATGTTGGTAGTGGGAGGAATGCTAATACTGGAAAGGATAATGGGGTCAATCAAAGCACCGACAGAGGCCTTACATCCACTTCTTCACCAGTTTTGCAGTACACAGAAAATAAGGCAACCATTCCAACCATGAG CCCAATAACTGgaatggagaatggtcccaccaaTGTAGCACATGGGAATTCTACTCATGGAAGTGAATCACTAGTGCCTGGAGGCAGTGGTGTTTTGGCACCCAAAGAAAGCTCTGCTGCCGATGCTAATAAAACTGGGAATGCACCACTGTCACCTGCTGATGTAAAAAGCAGTTCAGTGTCTGTAATTGGTGGTGAACGGGAGCAGTTTCTATCACCCACGATACCAGTATCTGCATCAGGAGTCTATTCCTCAGCTTCAGATCCTGTACTGGTGCCATCTCTTGATTCACGCATCCCCGGTGTAGTTGGTACAATTAAACGTGAAGTAGGAAGTCGGCGGACAGCTGTTGAACCAACTGTGACAGTTCCTGCCGAGAGCAAAACTGTCTCACAAGACTTCACAGACCCTTTGCAAATCGACAAAATAGTACCTTGTGATTCAGCCGGCCCCGAGTCCGTAGATGAAAATGCATCTTCAGAAATGGGGAACCCCTTCATGGATGGGAAGATGCCTAGCAAATCTCAGGGTGTTGAAAGAAACCAGCTCTCCGAGGCACCTCAAGCGCTGTCTTCATCTTCTCTTACGGGCTCTTCGGGGAGCAGGCCTTCATCCAATTACGGCAGCCGATCGCAACCACTTACTGGTCCTCAGAAAG CAGCTCCTAGCAAGGAGTGGAAACCGAAGCCGACAAACCCCAATATCATTCAACCCTCCTCAACCATTGGCACATCGGATGTTGCACCTATCACAGCCGAAGCTAGTGCTCGGTCGCTTCCTGCATCGAGTTCCACGGCCTCTGCCTCTGAAGAAACAGCTTCGAAGCTGCAGACTAAGCTAGAAGAGTTGCATTTTTCAAATAGTCGGCATGTTATCATTCCAAATCACCTTCTTGTGCCTGAGGCTGAAAGAACTGGATTGAGTTTCGGAAGCTTCGATGCTAGCTTTGTATTAGGTACGAGCTTTGCAAATGGCCCGGATAGCGACAAGATCTCTACATCTGTGTCTGAGTCGTCTCAGGGGATTGAAGAGACTGTGGAGGAGCCTTCTTCAAG CATGCAAAATCCATCCGCAACCACCCAGGAAGGAGATTATTCAGATCATTCGCAATCACCTGACCAGATGCAAGAGAATCTATCTCCTGCTGAGGCAGATGTTCCATCTAGTATTTCTCCAACAGCTGATTACGATCAATCCAAGCCAGAGTCAGCACTATCATCAGGAGGTCCTCAATACTCTGTAGTCCATGCCACCCCGAACTATTCGACATTTGGATTGATGCCGCCTATGCTCGGGAACCAATTCACACCTTTCGAAAGCTCTGAGCCTCAGGCACGCGATGCTACTCGCCTTCCAAGCATTGTT GTCCAGCAACCGTTTGATCCATCCACAAGCTATTATACCCAGTTATACCGACCCGGTGCTGATAGCGATGGTCGCTTCTCCCCCTTTCCTGCACCCGGTGCTACCACCAAGTACAATGGCAACATTGGGGCATTACCTTCTCAGACTGGCCAGTCTCCTCCAGAG AACGGGAGTTCACTGGTTCTCTCTACTGCGGGCCCCACTCTTGTCACCCAAGCAGCAGGAGTCATGCAGAGCTCCATAGCTGCAACCCAGCAACCAGTTCCTGTCTTCCGTCAGCCCACTGGTGTACACATATCCCATTACCCTCCAAACTACCTTCCTTATAGCCAGTACTTCCCCCCATACTATGTTCCTCCCACTGCCATCCATCATTTTTTAGGCAATACCGCGTTCCCGCAGCAGTCTCTGACCGGTAGCATATACCCACCtccgacagcagcagcagctggaGCGGCCGCTGCCATCAAATACTCACTTTCCCAATACAAGCCAGGCACAAACACCAGCAACTCGGCCCACATCGGAATGCCAACTGGGTATGGTCCATACAGCTCTGGCCCAGCTGGTTATAGCGCCAGCCCTGCTGTGACTGCAGGAAACTCAACTGGCAACGAGGATCTTGCTGCGGCACCTCAGTACAAGGAAAATAATGTCTATATCTCCGGGCAGCAG AGTGAAGGTTCTGCTGTCTGGATTCCTGCGCCCAGCCGAGATATTCCTGGCCTGCAACCTAGCTCATTCTACAACCTTCCTCAGGGGCAGCACATGGCCTTTGCTGCTGCTCAAGCAGGCCACGGCACGTTTGCTGGGATCTACCACCCTGCCCAAGCGGTGCCAGCGGCAACAGTCCATCCACTCCTGCAACAGCCTCAGACCATGGCTGGATCTGTCGAGATGGTGGGGCCACCACCTGCCGGTGTTTATCAGCAGCCACAGCAGAGCCCGCAGATCAACTGGGCCAATAATTATTGA